A region of the Litchfieldia alkalitelluris genome:
GAAGTATTAAATGAAAATCCACAATATCGGACGAAAGAGCTTGAAGAATTTGCTGTGGAGACTTTTCGTCAAGCTGCATTGCTTGAAATTGAATGGGGACGTCAAGTCATTGGTGATAAAATGGATGGAATTACAATGCCTGAACTGGAACAATATATTCAATTTATGGCGAATAAACGTTGTAACCAGCTTGGTCATGGAAGAGCAGTTTTTCCAGAAGCACCTATAAATAACCCGATGAGATGGATTATTGCATACCAAGAGGTAGACCTAGGGAAAACAGATTTCTTTGAGCAAAAGTCACGTCAATATACAAAAACAAGTGATGTAAATGGGTTTGATGATTTGTAATTGATCCCTTTTTACCTAATTAACAAAAGCTTAATCTAGATTTTATATACTACAAACCACATATCGTTAATATATAGATTAATAAGAAACTTAATCTTCATGTTAACTTATGTGGTTTGGAGGCTATCAAATGGAAAGATCTGTTGAAGAAATTTCAAGACTTGCAACTGAATGTACATGTGGGATCAACCATAAAGAAATATTAATTGAGCAAATCACAATTAAAGAGAATGCATTGGTTGATTCGGTTGAGTATCTACGAAATAAGGGATTTAAACGTGTGATGATTGTTTGTGATGAAAATACGTTTTTAGCTGCTGGTAAGCAATTAAATCACCTTTTGTCACAACAAAATCTACACTCGACGATATGTTTTATTACTCCTGATAAAAATAATGACGTTGTCGCAGATGAGGCATCAATTGTACAAGTCTTTCTAGAAACGCCTAAGGAAGTAGACGTTTTCTTGGCAGTAGGGTCAGGGACGATTCATGATATTGTACGGTTTGTTAGTTATAAAATGGGGAAGTCATTCATCTCAATAGCCACAGCTCCGTCAGTAGATGGCTTTAATTCTATTGGAGCTCCATTGATTATTAGAGGGATGAAACAAACCTTCCAATTACATTCACCCATTGCAGTGTTTGGAGATTTAACAGTCTTGAAAAATGCCCCGCCTCCAATGATTGCCGCTGGATTTGCTGATATGATTGCCAAATACACTGCCCTTGCTGATTGGAAATTTGGACATTTGACAGCGGGAGAACCTTACTGTCCATTAGCTGCAGAAATTACAGAGAAAGCTTTGACTTCTTGTGTTGAGAGTATTGATAAAATAGCCATTGGCGACGAAGATGGCATGTTTATTTTATTTGAGGCATTAGTACAATCAGGCATTGCCATGCTGTTAATTGGTCATTCCTATCCAGCCTCAGGAGGGGAGCATCATATTTCTCATTATTGGGAAATGGAGTTTTTAAAACAAGGTACCCCACAAATTCTTCATGGTACCAAGGTGGGTGTAACAAGCCAATTGATTGCTAAGCTATATAAAAATAAGGTTCTAGAAGTGGTTACATCTGGTAACTATGTTGAATTGAATCCACATCTAGAAGAATTATCGGAAGTGATCAATAACATCCCAGACCCTAAATATATGCAAGGTTTACTTAGAAAGCTTGGTGGTGATACCTGTCCAAGAGATCTTGGAATAAGTGATCCACTAATCAAGGAAAGTTTGGCGAATGCCCACACGCTTCGAAATAGATTTACGATGCTTCGTTTTCTAAATGAACGGGTTTTATAATATGTAATGGAAGCAGTAACGGATTAGATACATCCGTTACTGCTTTTGATATTATTGGTATTGTTGGCCTAGACCCTGCTGGTTACTCATACCTTGTGGGTTACTCATACCTTGTGTTCTGTTGATTTTTCAGCAGCAGTTCGATCACCTGTTTAACTTCTAAATCCTCTGTCGTGTTATTAAAAAAATTGATAACAGGAAATGCAGCACTTTCCGCCATATAAGAGGACCACAAAATACCCCATTCAGCAGAAGTTAAGTTGATTTTATGTACCTTCATATAAAATCCTCCTATGTTTGCCCATAGAAGATATTCTTTCCTGAAATTGTCTTATTTTGTGGAATTTATCTTTACAAATTTCGACAAAACTTGATAAAAATAAAAAACCAGCCATCTAGATGACTGGTTTTTTAGGAATAGGGGAGATCTAGGCTTCCAATCTTTTTTCTGGCATTTTCGAAAATAGGGCAGCAATCACTCCCAAGGCTGGTAGTAAAAGCATGATTAATAATATTTCATTATAGCCACCGAATATATCATAAGCAATTCCAAATGGAAGGGGACCAAAAGCAGAGCCAATAACAGTAACCGTCATAGCAACTCCTTTAATACTCCCAAGGTGTTGTCTTCCAAAATAATTTGGCCAGATAATTCCTAGAGTAATGCGTTCAAATCCGCCAATAAATCCCCAAAACACTCCAAAAAAGATTGCAATGGCAGGTGAGAAGGTTTTCATAAGAATAAGCATGAAAGCTATTTGGCCAATAAAAATAGCTGCAAGTACATAATGGACCTTAATTTTCTCCAATATAAATCCAGCAATTAAAGTGACTGGGAAACCAACAAGAGCCATTAAGCTTAAAATCAAAGCGGCAAAGCCTGGGCTGATATTATTTTCACCTAAAATTGAAACAAGATGAAAGGTTAACCCAGTATTCACCAAAGAAGGAATGGAAATACAAAATAGTAAAAGCCAAAATGTAGCTGTTTTCATGGCTTCTTTTAATGTCCAATTCACTTCTTGATCATATGGGTTATCTTGTAAACCACTTTTTTGATTGCTGGTTACTTCTTTCCGTCCATCAGGGAGAAGGCCAATGTCTTCAGGTTTGTTACGAATAAAAAAGTAGGCTAAGGGGACGAAAATCATTAGAAGTAAAATACCCCAAATTCTCCAAGTCATTTCCCAACCCCATAAGTTAATCATCCAGGCATTAAGTGGAGGAAGTGCAGCAGAACTCAGGAATCCACCAATAGCCATAAAACTTAATGCCCGACCACGTTTTGTAATAAACCATTGTGGGACAAGTGTGTTGGGGATTAATGTCATAGATCCTTGACCGAAAAGACGAATAAAGAAAAAACCAATAAATAACATCACTGCATTTGCAACAAAGCTATTCCAAATACAAGCTATAGCTAGTACTGTACCGACAACAACGGCCATTTTTCGTTGACCATGCACATCAATGAACCTTCCTACAAAAAACATGAGGATTCCAGCTAATAATGTGGCCGCCGAATAGATGCTTGACACAAGTGAACGACTCCACGCAAAATCCTTAATATAATGGTCAATAAATACTGAAATCGAGTAGGTTTGGCCAGGTCCTGAAAAAAACACTCCAAGGGCAGCAATGGTTACAATGACCCAACCATAATAAAAAGGAGTGACCATAGGTTGTCTCTTTGCTGATAGTTGTTCCATCTGTTACCTCCTATGTAAACTAATACTAGAATAACAGAAATTAAGTATTGTATAAATGTAAATATCTCGAGTTGCGAAGTAATTCATAGTTTATTCATATTAGAAATTTTTACGATTATGTGGAATAAATAATGGTAATAATAAAGAAGAATCAATAAAGAGGAAATAATGGAGTTTTAAAAAGAAAACGAGCAGTTTGTCCGAGTATTTCAAATTCTTACCGATAGATCATTCTCGTGTACTAAAATCACATTCATATATCTAGAAATCTCTTTTAATTCACAATAACCACTGTCATAGACATGAAAAATCTGAAATATCTTGTCGTTATAAAAAACCTTTGTTCCTTTTTTCATCTTTTTGCCTCCTGATTCGTTTGTGAATTCTAAGCCTATGATGATGAACATTGGTGAAACTTGTTTATTAGAGAGTGGACAACTGCTCTATCTCAATCTTAATCTATGATTGTTCTTGAAATGTATTATTTATATTAATTTTATGTTAACAGTAAAATTCTGAAAAATCAAACATTATCAAAAATTAGCGACAAAAGTACTACTAAGTGAAGAAGATGTCAAAATTTGTTGATTCCATAATTCGACATTTTTGACAAACTCAACACTCGTTTTAGATTAACCCATTTTTTCCTCATATAAGTGGTGTGCATTTTTACGACGAAAACCAGAGGATGGGGTAACAAATGAATAATTTTCTTATTTTGCGAAGTCGTGAATAATGGATAATAATCTCCTACCATACCCTGATGATCACTGATTTGCATCTGTTACTAAATCATATACATAATATCAATGTTCGTTATACAAGTAGAGGAGGTTAAAAATACCTGTGCTAATGCCACAACTTTGTCCTCATGAACTAATTTTACTATGGTACTTTAAAAAGCAATATATATGAAGCTTTTAATATTTGTAATGGTGAATTAAGATTGGTAAAATAAAGATTAGTACTTTGAAAATAACTTTACATTATAAAAAAATGTTCTATAATTTAAGAATCAAAACAATTCTTCATAAACTGTACAAGCAATTCATATAGTT
Encoded here:
- a CDS encoding sn-glycerol-1-phosphate dehydrogenase, which produces MERSVEEISRLATECTCGINHKEILIEQITIKENALVDSVEYLRNKGFKRVMIVCDENTFLAAGKQLNHLLSQQNLHSTICFITPDKNNDVVADEASIVQVFLETPKEVDVFLAVGSGTIHDIVRFVSYKMGKSFISIATAPSVDGFNSIGAPLIIRGMKQTFQLHSPIAVFGDLTVLKNAPPPMIAAGFADMIAKYTALADWKFGHLTAGEPYCPLAAEITEKALTSCVESIDKIAIGDEDGMFILFEALVQSGIAMLLIGHSYPASGGEHHISHYWEMEFLKQGTPQILHGTKVGVTSQLIAKLYKNKVLEVVTSGNYVELNPHLEELSEVINNIPDPKYMQGLLRKLGGDTCPRDLGISDPLIKESLANAHTLRNRFTMLRFLNERVL
- a CDS encoding DUF3231 family protein, which gives rise to MKVHKINLTSAEWGILWSSYMAESAAFPVINFFNNTTEDLEVKQVIELLLKNQQNTRYE
- a CDS encoding MFS transporter, with protein sequence MEQLSAKRQPMVTPFYYGWVIVTIAALGVFFSGPGQTYSISVFIDHYIKDFAWSRSLVSSIYSAATLLAGILMFFVGRFIDVHGQRKMAVVVGTVLAIACIWNSFVANAVMLFIGFFFIRLFGQGSMTLIPNTLVPQWFITKRGRALSFMAIGGFLSSAALPPLNAWMINLWGWEMTWRIWGILLLMIFVPLAYFFIRNKPEDIGLLPDGRKEVTSNQKSGLQDNPYDQEVNWTLKEAMKTATFWLLLFCISIPSLVNTGLTFHLVSILGENNISPGFAALILSLMALVGFPVTLIAGFILEKIKVHYVLAAIFIGQIAFMLILMKTFSPAIAIFFGVFWGFIGGFERITLGIIWPNYFGRQHLGSIKGVAMTVTVIGSAFGPLPFGIAYDIFGGYNEILLIMLLLPALGVIAALFSKMPEKRLEA